The following is a genomic window from Aquipuribacter hungaricus.
ACGGGAGGCGTGGACCCGGCCCGGCCGGGGCGCCCCCGGTGTCTAGGTTGTCGTCGTGGAGGACCGGTCGCTGCCGCACGCCGGCGGCAGGGGGACGCTGCTGGCCTCGCTGGGGCGCCTGGTCGCCCGGCACCGCTGGGTGGTGCTCGCCGTCTGGGCGCTCGTCACCGTCGTCGGTGGCGTCGTCGGCGGGTCGGTCTTCGACCGGACCGAGACCGTGGACTCCCTGCGCCCCGGCGCCGAGTCCTCGGTCGTCGCGGCCAGGCTGGCGGAGGTGGAGCCCGAGCCGGCCACGGTGGTGGCCCTGCTCGGCGGCACCGACTTCTTCGACCCGGTGCTCGTCGACAGCGCGACGGCCGTCGCGTACGCGCTGCGGGAGGTCACCGGCGTCGTCGAGATCACCGACGCCTACACCGCGGGCGGCCTGGCCGCCCCCGACGGGCAGCGGTCGCTCGTCGTCGTCGACATCGACCCGGCCCTGGACGACGACGCCGCGCTGGAGGTCGCCGACCGCGTCACCGCGCTGCTGCGCGGGGTCGGGGCGCCCGAGGTCCTCGTCGGCGGGGAGCTGCTGGCCGAGCGCGCCTTCGCCGACCAGGCCGTCTCCGACGCGGTGCGGGGCGAGAGCGTCGCGGTCGCGCTCGTCCTCGTCGTGCTCGTGCTCGTCCTGGGCGGGCTCCGCGCCGCGCTGCTGCCCGTCGTCACCGCCCTGGCGGTCATCTGCGGGGCGCTGCTCGTGCTCACGGCGACGACCGCGGTGCTCCCGGTGTCGGAGTTCGCGGTCAACATCGTCACCCTGCTCGGGCTCGGCCTCGCGGTCGACTACGGCCTGCTCGTCGTCTCCCGCTTCCGCGAGGAGCGGGACGCGGACCCGGGCGCCGACGTCGTCGAGCTCGTGGCCCGCACCACCGCCGCCGCCGGCCGGGCCGTCGTGCTGTCGGGGCTCGCGGTGGGCGTGGCGTTCGCCGGCCTGCTGGCCGTCGGCGAGCCGCTGCTGGCGGCCATGGCCCTCGGCGGCGTGGCGGTCGCCGCGCTGGTCACCCTGGCCGGCGTCACCCTCGTGCCCGCTCTCGTGGCGGTGGGGCACCGCTGGGTCCCGGCCCCGGGGTCGCGGACCTGGGTGTGGCGGCGCGGGCGCACGGTCCGGCGGGCGGGGCTGCTCGAGCGGCTGGCCGTCGCCTCGCAGCGGCGACCCCTCCTGGCCACCGTCGCGGGCGTGGCGGTCCTCGGGCTGGCGTGCGTGCCGCTGCTCTCCCTCGACCTCGGCACCTCCGACGCCCGCTCGCTGCCGCCGGAGGCCGAGGCCCGCCAGGTGGCCGAGGTGCTCGAGCAGGACTTCCGGCTCGCGGCGGTGCAGCCGCTCGAGGTGCTCGTGGGGACGACCGACCCCGCCGCGGTCGAGGCCGTGCGCACCCAGGTCTGGGAGCTCGGCGGGATCGAGGAGGTCCGCCCCGCCGACGCCCCGCCGGAGGGCACCACGGTGCTGCAGGTCGTCCCCGCCGGGACGAGCGCCGACGCCGCGGCGCAGCGCCTGGTCCGCCAGGTGCGCGCGCTGCCGACCGACGTCCCGGTGCAGGTCGGCGGGGCGGCCGCGGAGCTCGTGGACACCAGGGACGGCATCCTCGACCGGC
Proteins encoded in this region:
- a CDS encoding MMPL family transporter, which codes for MEDRSLPHAGGRGTLLASLGRLVARHRWVVLAVWALVTVVGGVVGGSVFDRTETVDSLRPGAESSVVAARLAEVEPEPATVVALLGGTDFFDPVLVDSATAVAYALREVTGVVEITDAYTAGGLAAPDGQRSLVVVDIDPALDDDAALEVADRVTALLRGVGAPEVLVGGELLAERAFADQAVSDAVRGESVAVALVLVVLVLVLGGLRAALLPVVTALAVICGALLVLTATTAVLPVSEFAVNIVTLLGLGLAVDYGLLVVSRFREERDADPGADVVELVARTTAAAGRAVVLSGLAVGVAFAGLLAVGEPLLAAMALGGVAVAALVTLAGVTLVPALVAVGHRWVPAPGSRTWVWRRGRTVRRAGLLERLAVASQRRPLLATVAGVAVLGLACVPLLSLDLGTSDARSLPPEAEARQVAEVLEQDFRLAAVQPLEVLVGTTDPAAVEAVRTQVWELGGIEEVRPADAPPEGTTVLQVVPAGTSADAAAQRLVRQVRALPTDVPVQVGGAAAELVDTRDGILDRLPLAAAVVVVPTLLLLGALTRSVVVPVKAVLLDLLTLGATLGVVVLVFQDGVGAGLLGFEPLGTVDVTTPLLLFVLVFALSMDYEVFLLARISEAWQADPGRASAAGARAANARAVLAGITASGPVVTAAAVCIGLVFLGFALGELVAVKEVGVGMALAVLLDVTLVRGVLLPATMTLLGRWNWWPGARA